The following proteins are encoded in a genomic region of Oryza brachyantha chromosome 11, ObraRS2, whole genome shotgun sequence:
- the LOC102715068 gene encoding mannose-6-phosphate isomerase 1-like, which translates to MASSTTASSRMGGLGLGIGGIGLGLLVPADAADERAREMGREAGAEAARAVLRLTGAVQHYEWGRRRRARGEEGSLVARLACGGGGEEEEEDGDGDDGRPYAELWMGTHPSAPSSLAASGESLREWLARRGPAALLGRAVAARWGGDLPFLFKVLSVAKALSIQAHPDRDLARALHALRPSTYRDDNHKPEMAVAVTEFRALCGFIGVQELKDVLRTVPEVRELVGKEEAAKLLAAKELDGGIGVKSHLQSAFTKLMTASEETVSEAVSKLKSRLNIESKVRTLTKKEQLVLSLEMQFPEDVGVLSAFFFNYVKLNPGEALYIGANEPHAYLSGECVECMATSDNVVRAGLTPKYKDVQTLCSMLTYKQNFPEILRGDPIQAHVTRYTPPSEEFEVDRCLLPQGESVTMSPVPGPSIFLVMTGEGEIRADSMLDEGKAKVGDVFFVPAHTEVRIFGSGPGCMQLYRAGVNSRFFS; encoded by the exons ATGGCGTCGTCCACCACCGCCTCGTCGCGAATGGGCGGCCTCGGGCTGGGGATCGGCGGGAtcggcctcggcctcctcgtcccggccgacgcggcggatgagcgcgcgcgggagatggggagggaggccggggcggaggcggcgcgcgccgtCCTCAGGCTCACCGGCGCCGTGCAGCACTACGAgtggggccgccgccgccgcgcccgcggggaggaggggtCCCTCGTGGCGCGCCtcgcctgcggcggcggtggggaggaggaggaggaggatggcgacggcgacgacggcaggCCGTACGCGGAGCTGTGGATGGGGACGCacccgtcggcgccgtcgtcgctggcgGCGTCGGGGGAGTCGCTCCGGGAGTGGCTGGCGCGGCGGGGCCCCGCGGCGCTCCTCGGCCGGGCCGTCGCGGCGCGCTGGGGCGGGGACCTGCCGTTCCTGTTCAAGGTGCTGTCCGTCGCCAAGGCGCTCTCCATCCAGGCGCACCCGGACAGGGACCTCGCCAGGGCGCTCCACGCGCTGCGGCCATCCACGTACCGCGACGACAACCACAAGCCCGAgatggccgtcgccgtcaccgagtTCCGCGCCCTCTGCGGCTTCATCGGCGTCcag GAGCTGAAGGATGTCTTGAGGACTGTACCTGAGGTTCGAGAGTTAGTTGGCAAAGAAGAGGCAGCAAAGCTTTTGGCTGCCAAAGAGCTTGATGGAGGCATTGGTGTAAAGTCGCATCTGCAATCAGCTTTTACCAAGTTAATGACAGCAAGCGAAGAAACAGTTTCTGAAGCAGTTTCAAAGCTAAAGAGTCGCCTGAATATTGAGAGTAAG GTTAGAACCCTGACAAAGAAGGAGCAGCTAGTGTTATCGCTGGAGATGCAGTTCCCAGAAGATGTTGGTGTCTTATCAGCATTTTTCTTTAACTATGTCAAGCTCAACCCTGGCGAAGCACTTTATATTGGTGCTAATGAACCACATGCATACCTCTCCGGAGAGTGTGTCGAATGTATGGCCACATCAGACAATGTAGTTCGTGCTGGTCTTACCCCTAAATACAAAGATGTTCAAACTCTTTGCTCAATGCTGACATACAAGcag AACTTCCCAGAAATTCTGCGAGGTGATCCTATACAAGCACATGTAACACGCTACACACCCCCATCTGAAGAGTTTGAAGTCGATCGCTGCCTGCTACCCCAAGGTGAATCGGTCACCATGTCACCGGTACCTGGCCCATCCATCTTCCTTGTCATGACAGGGGAAGGCGAGATAAGGGCAGATTCTATGCTTGATGAAGGAAAGGCAAAGGTGGGCGATGTTTTCTTTGTGCCGGCGCACACCGAGGTCAGGATCTTTGGTTCTGGTCCTGGGTGCATGCAGCTGTACAGGGCTGGGGTGAACAGCAGATTCTTCAGCTGA
- the LOC107305277 gene encoding uncharacterized protein LOC107305277, with product MQRSPSVHLAVVLLAFCCLIHASSAETPFPPALRVMQQFEATPVSSGADDQAAAAAVVAGEGEAGDVNGRMELELTDYPGSGANDRHSPWGQERRN from the exons ATGCAGAGATCGCCTTCAGTTCACCTGGCAGTTGTGCTTCTTGCCTTCTGCTGTCTCATCCATGCATCAAGTGCTGAAACTCCATTTCCTCCTG CCCTCAGGGTGATGCAGCAGTTTGAAGCAACTCCAGTCTCCAGTGGAGCAGATGATCAG gccgccgccgccgccgtcgtcgccggagaagGGGAGGCCGGCGACGTCAACGGCCGGATGGAGCTGGAGCTGACCGACTACCCGGGCTCCGGCGCAAATGACCGGCACTCGCCATGGGGGCAAGAGAGAAGAAACTGa
- the LOC102719334 gene encoding uncharacterized protein LOC102719334, producing the protein MGDHVVVNVEGLGNDGGAAEKPSEAVSSSAVAAASLPMDIDTVEEGGGEEEPLIQGAECRICQEEDSVKNLEKPCACSGSLKYAHRACVQRWCNEKGDITCEICHEQYKPGYTAPPRVEPDDTIIDIGGDWARDPRIIAVAAAQRRLLETEYDEYAGTDASGAAFCRSAALILMALLLLRHALSISDNDGDDDASTMFSLFLLRAAGFLLPCYIMAWIFSILHRRRQRQEAAALAAAEVAFILQSAQGHALQFTIAPDSPATPQHEPHQQQQQQQQQ; encoded by the exons ATGGGCGACCATGTGGTGGTGAATGTGGAAGGTTTGGGGAACGATGGAGGGGCTGCGGAGAAGCCATCCGAGGCTGTGAGCAGTTCTGCGGTGGCTGCCGCGTCATTGCCTATGGATATTGATACAGTTGAGGAGGGCGGTGGGGAGGAGGAACCCCTTATCCAGGGAGCGGAGTGCCGCATATGCCAGGAGGAGGATAGTGTCAAGAACCTTGAGAAGCCATGTGCTTGCAGTGGAAGCCTCAAG TATGCTCACAGAGCTTGTGTGCAACGTTGGTGCAATGAGAAAGGAGACATTACATGTGAAATTTGCCATGAG CAATATAAGCCTGGGTACACAGCTCCACCTCGTGTTGAACCAGATGATACCATCATAGATATTGG TGGTGATTGGGCACGTGACCCAAGAATTATTGCTGTAGCGGCTGCACAGCGTCGTCTTCTTGAAACTGAGTACGATGAATATGCTGGTACTGATGCTAGTGGTGCTGCATTCTGCCGTTCTGCTGCACTTATA TTAATGGCCCTGTTGCTATTGAGGCATGCATTGTCTATCTCAGACAATGATGGAGATGATGATGCTTCTACCATGTTCTCG CTCTTTCTACTTCGAGCTGCTGGATTTCTGCTGCCATGCTATATCATGGCTTGGATATTCAGTATTTTGCATCGCCGGCGACAACGACAG GAAGCGGCTGCACTGGCTGCAGCGGAGGTGGCTTTCATCCTGCAATCAGCCCAGGGCCATGCCCTTCAGTTCACCATCGCCCCAGACTCCCCCGCGACTCCTCAGCATGAGCcacatcagcagcagcagcagcagcagcagcaatag
- the LOC102719054 gene encoding probable calcium-binding protein CML46 translates to MNKSPASAGSGLLELQLGFQEPVCLLVILFTMFTCFISKVQTFLPGSWQHCNCLVTKISTQVLSDRKVSKNLIKHKDDGVEMAHEDVGSVLRNMGLSFDQGRTADYSVIGVNCMPNLFVDDEPSLNEVKQAFLVFDEDNDGYINALDLCRVLGNLGLREGIEVDECEKMIAKYDMNKDGRIDMVEFIRVLEASF, encoded by the coding sequence ATGAACAAGTCACCAGCCTCTGCAGGATCAGGCCTCTTGGAACTGCAGCTAGGGTTCCAAGAACCGGTTTGCCTCCTTGTTATCCTCTTTACCATGTTTACCTGCTTCATCTCAAAGGTTCAGACATTCCTCCCTGGTTCTTGGCAACACTGCAATTGCCTAGTCACCAAGATCTCCACACAGGTTCTCTCTGACAGAAAGGTATCTAAGAATCTGATTAAGCACAAAGATGATGGGGTAGAGATGGCACATGAAGATGTTGGGTCTGTGTTGAGAAACATGGGGCTCAGTTTTGATCAAGGAAGAACTGCAGATTACAGTGTGATTGGAGTTAACTGCATGCCAAATCTGTTCGTTGACGATGAACCGAGCCTGAACGAAGTGAAGCAGGCATTTTTGGTGTTTGATGAGGACAATGATGGGTACATCAATGCATTGGATTTGTGTAGAGTTCTTGGGAATTTAGGACTAAGAGAAGGTATTGAGGTTGATGAGTGTGAGAAAATGATTGCCAAATATGACATGAACAAAGACGGGAGGATAGATATGGTAGAGTTCATTAGGGTTCTGGAGGCcagtttttga